From a region of the Daphnia pulicaria isolate SC F1-1A chromosome 1, SC_F0-13Bv2, whole genome shotgun sequence genome:
- the LOC124323281 gene encoding breast cancer type 1 susceptibility protein homolog: MNNQRLIVPDKAPSIDSVLKSLDAQLRDENILVGEPDEYSEDLFMSAEPFKRARVLSSSDSDDDKMETKRKKPCPSVKSVDTDGPISSMSHSADGATTANVPQRLFPQQASADLASKTVVMESDPDEDDVLVATPPHPPTPKPVPCKKKVLTCSGLPRPQVKMVEDWARRVGAEISLTYSSAVTHIIVQVDEENCAQRTLKFFYGVASGKWIVGIDWIHQCIRETRLIDEEPRMSTIVSTPHTLICQLNVFA, from the exons ATGAATAATCAGAGATTAATAGTTCCGGACAAAGCCCCTTCTATCGACAGTGTACTGAAATCACTCGACGCGCAATTACGGGATGAAAACATTTTGGTGGGAGAACCGGATGAATACAGCGAAGATTTGTTCATGTCTGCTGAGCCATTCAAAAGAGCCAGAGTTTTGTCTTCGAGTGACAGTGATGATGATAAGATGGAAACCAAGAGGAAGAAGCCCTGCCCTTCCGTGAAATCCGTCGATACAGACGGTCCGATTTCTTCGATGTCTCATTCTGCGGATGGAGCAACTACTGCGAACGTACCCCAGCGACTATTCCCACAACAAGCGAGTGCGGATTTAGCTAGCAAAACTGTTGTGATGGAGAGCGATCCAGATGAGGATGACGTTCTGGTAGCGACCCCACCACACCCACCTACTCCAAAGCCTGTAccatgcaaaaaaaaagttcttacaTGTTCCGGGCTTCCG CGTCCGCAGGTGAAGATGGTAGAAGATTGGGCTCGGCGCGTAGGGGCTGAAATTTCCTTGACGTACAGTTCGGCCGTGACCCACATCATCGTTCAGGTGGACGAAGAAAACTGTGCTCAGCGCACCCTGAAGTTCTTTTACGGAGTCGCCAGCGGCAAGTGGATCGTTGGAATCGATTGGATTCATCAGTGCATTCGTGAAACCAGATTGATCGACGAAGAACCGCGAATGAGCACTATTGTGTCTACCCCTCACA CACTTATTTGTCAGTTGAATGTCTTCGcgtaa